A region of Cheilinus undulatus linkage group 10, ASM1832078v1, whole genome shotgun sequence DNA encodes the following proteins:
- the tspan7 gene encoding tetraspanin-7: protein MSPPSRRLQTKPVITCLKTFLISYSLIFWVTGVILLAVGVWGKVSLEAYFSLSTDESTTNAPYVLIGTGATIVIFGLFGCFATCRGSPWMLKLYAMFLTLVFLAELVAGISGFIFRHEIKAKLDGAYKHAVQTYNNTDSSSTAVDAIQRTLHCCGVTNYTDWGATPYFKYKGIPTSCCKDSTNCTTAVLMDLNKAKTEVYNTGCFALMTSVMEANLGIIAGISFGIAFFQLIGIFLSCCLSRYITNNQYEMV, encoded by the exons ATGTCGCCGCCGTCTCGACGGCTTCAGACGAAGCCAGTGATAACCTGCCTGAAGACTTTCCTCATCTCCTACAGCCTCATTTTCTGG GTCACAGGCGTGATCCTATTGGCTGTCGGGGTGTGGGGGAAGGTGAGCCTGGAGGCCTATTTCTCCCTGTCCACAGACGAGAGCACCACCAATGCACCATATGTCCTCATCGGGACCGGAGCCACCATCGTTATTTTCGGACTGTTTGGCTGCTTTGCTACATGCCGTGGCAGCCCATGGATGCTCAAACTG TATGCCATGTTTTTGACCCTGGTATTCCTGGCTGAGCTTGTAGCTGGTATCTCAGGCTTTATCTTCAGACATGAA ATCAAGGCCAAGTTAGACGGAGCCTACAAACATGCTGTGCAGACCTACAAcaacacagacagcagcagcactgcagTGGATGCCATCCAGAGGACT TTGCATTGTTGTGGGGTGACAAATTACACCGACTGGGGTGCAACACCTTACTTCAAATATAAGGGAATCCCGACCAGCTGCTGTAAAGACAGCACCAACTGCACAACTGCAGTCCTGATGGACCTCAACAAGGCTAAGACGGAGGTGTACAACACG GGCTGCTTTGCACTGATGACTAGTGTGATGGAGGCCAACCTGGGAATCATTGCAGGGATCTCATTTGGAATTGCATTCTTCCAG CTTATTGGGATCTTCCTGTCCTGCTGCTTGTCTCGGTACATAACCAATAACCAATATGAGATGGTCTGA
- the mid1ip1l gene encoding mid1-interacting protein 1-like, whose product MMQISSDSASNKHSLINVMHRFIAAANNMDETIMVPSLLRDVPLEDQVNAAQVEPNNNHEPPCSNKQRDMYEHYLLLKSIKNDMEWGLLKREMSSGTSFLEMAVKQEEQQPVTGSLSVDDHSDLEHQFHYHLRGLFGVLSKLTLQADHLTNRYKREIGGGNFMR is encoded by the coding sequence ATGATGCAGATCAGCAGCGACTCAGCCAGCAACAAGCACTCTCTCATCAACGTCATGCACCGCTTCATAGCAGCCGCCAACAACATGGACGAGACCATCATGGTGCCGAGCCTACTGCGAGACGTGCCTCTGGAGGATCAAGTGAATGCAGCCCAGGTGGAGCCCAACAACAACCACGAACCGCCTTGTTCCAACAAGCAGAGGGACATGTACGAGCACTACCTGCTCCTCAAGTCCATCAAAAACGACATGGAGTGGGGTCTGCTGAAGAGGGAGATGAGCAGCGGCACAAGCTTCCTGGAGATGGCGGTGaagcaggaggagcagcagccaGTCACTGGGAGCCTGTCCGTCGACGACCACTCTGACCTGGAGCATCAGTTTCACTATCACCTCAGGGGACTGTTCGGTGTTCTGTCAAAGCTCACGCTACAGGCCGACCACCTCACCAACAGATACAAGAGGGAAATCGGAGGGGGAAACTTCATGAGATAA